The following proteins come from a genomic window of Puntigrus tetrazona isolate hp1 chromosome 15, ASM1883169v1, whole genome shotgun sequence:
- the crybb1l3 gene encoding crystallin, beta B1, like 3 produces MSHTAVQGSRGSRYATGKSSQRMYLFEYENFQGRMMELSGECRNICDKGLNRVGSIRVECGPWVGFEQQNMTGEMFMLERGDYPRWDTWSNSYRSDRLMSVRPVRMDPQDHTICLFECMNFDGRKIEVSEEDIPSFWCYGFQDRVASIQVKGGTWVGYQYPGYRGYQYLFEFGSYKHWNEWGAHYPQIQSVRRVRDMHTHPRGCFKMA; encoded by the exons ATGTCACACACTGCTGTACAAGGAAGTAGGGGCAGTCGCTATGCCACAGGAAAGAGCTCCCAAAGA ATGTATCTATTTGAGTATGAGAATTTTCAAGGGCGCATGATGGAGCTGAGTGGAGAGTGTCGTAACATCTGTGACAAGGGGCTAAACCGCGTGGGCTCCATCAGAGTAGAGTGTGGGCC ATGGGTAGGGTTTGAGCAACAGAATATGACCGGTGAGATGTTCATGCTTGAGAGGGGCGACTACCCCCGCTGGGACACTTGGTCCAACAGCTACCGTAGTGATCGTCTCATGTCTGTCCGGCCCGTTAGAATG gaCCCACAGGACCATACAATCTGTCTGTTTGAGTGTATGAACTTCGACGGTCGTAAGATCGAGGTTTCTGAAGAAGACATCCCAAGTTTTTGGTGCTACGGCTTCCAGGACAGAGTCGCCAGCATTCAAGTAAAAGGTGGAAC GTGGGTTGGTTATCAGTACCCAGGCTACCGTGGATATCAGTACCTGTTTGAATTTGGATCCTACAAACACTGGAACGAATGGGGCGCCCATTACCCCCAGATCCAGTCTGTGCGAAGAGTGAGGGACATGCACACGCATCCCAGAGGCTGCTTCAAGATGGCATGA
- the dhrs13a.3 gene encoding dehydrogenase/reductase SDR family member 13a.3 isoform X1, translating to MSVLLSGLVGVLVAYVLIYYSLFKGARFKSNVSLKGKTAIVTGSNTGIGKTTASDLAKRGARVILACRNKQKAEAAVYDIRKESGNPEVLYMHLDLASLESVRDFADTFLKSEPRLDLLINNAVCEAFSLGLIASGRTEDGFGMAFGVNHLGHFLLTLLLLERLKQAEHSRVVNVSALLHRLGSLDFNLLNTQKDLVTGQSSWHAFRAYCHSKLCNVLFTRELANRLEGTSVTCYCLHPGVISTEIGRNMNVLHKLLFLPMSKLFFLDPEGGAQTTLYCALQEGLEPLSGRYFSSCALQNVSTQGRDDALAKKLWEASERLCGLS from the exons ATGTCTGTGCTGTTGTCAGGGCTGGTCGGTGTGCTTGTTGCATACGTACTGATTTATTACAGCCTGTTTAAAGGAGCCAGATTTAAAAGCAACGTATCTTTGAAGGGAAAAACCGCAATCGTCACGG GGAGTAATACAGGCATTGGCAAAACCACAGCCTCGGATCTGGCCAAGAGAGGAGCCCGAGTTATCCTCGCCtgcagaaacaaacagaaagctgaAGCTGCGGTTTATGACATAAGAAAG GAAAGTGGGAACCCTGAGGTACTCTACATGCATCTGGACCTGGCCAGTCTGGAGTCCGTACGTGATTTTGCAGACACCTTTCTGAAGAGTGAACCGAGACTCGACTTGCTCATTAACAACGCAG TGTGCGAGGCTTTCTCTCTAGGTCTTATAGCATCAGGCAGAACGGAAGATGGTTTTGGCATGGCATTCGGCGTCAACCACCTGGGCCACTTTTTGCTGACGCTGTTGCTGTTGGAGCGTCTAAAACAGGCAGAGCACAGCCGTGTTGTCAATGTGTCCGCCCTGCTGCATCGGCTGGGGTCTCTGGATTTCAACCTCCTCAACACTCAAAAGGATCTGGTCACAGGTCAATCGTCCTGGCACGCATTCAGAGCCTACTGCCACAGCAAACTGTGTAATGTGCTTTTTACCCGTGAGCTCGCAAACCGACTTGAAGGGACGAGTGTCACTTGCTATTGCCTGCATCCAG GTGTCATCTCCACTGAGATCGGTCGAAATATGAATGTGCTGCATAAGCTGCTTTTCCTGCCCATGTCCAAGCTGTTTTTCCTGGATCCAGAAGGAGGTGCACAGACCACTCTTTACTGCGCTTTGCAGGAGGGACTCGAGCCTCTGAGTGGACGGTACTTCTCTTCCTGTGCCCTGCAGAATGTTAGCACGCAAGGAAGGGACGATGCCTTGGCCAAAAAGCTTTGGGAAGCGAGCGAGAGGCTTTGTGGCCTGTCCTGA
- the cryba1a gene encoding crystallin, beta A1a: MALTNPMPLGPWKLTVYDQENFQGKRMEFTSACQNIMECGMDNVRSLKVECGAWVGYEHSSFCGQQFILERGDYPRWESWSGSNAYHIERLMSFRPICSANHKESKITVFERENFIGHQWEIIDDYPSLQAMGWPSNEIGSMQVQSGAWVCYQYPGYRGYQYIMECDHHGGEYKHYREWGSHAQTFQVQSLRRVQQ, from the exons ATGGCTCTGACTAATCCCATGCCACTTGGGCCATGGAAG CTCACAGTCTATGACCAAGAGAACTTCCAAGGCAAGCGCATGGAGTTCACCTCAGCCTGTCAGAACATCATGGAATGTGGCATGGACAATGTCCGCTCTCTGAAGGTGGAGTGTGGCGC CTGGGTGGGCTATGAACACTCCAGCTTCTGTGGGCAGCAGTTCATCTTGGAAAGAGGTGACTATCCTCGCTGGGAGTCTTGGAGCGGCAGCAATGCTTACCACATTGAGAGGCTAATGTCCTTCCGGCCAATCTGCTCTGCT AACCACAAGGAGTCAAAGATTACCGTCTTTGAGCGGGAGAACTTTATTGGCCACCAGTGGGAGATAATCGATGACTACCCCTCTCTCCAGGCCATGGGCTGGCCCTCCAATGAGATCGGATCAATGCAGGTGCAAAGTGGGGC CTGGGTTTGTTACCAGTACCCCGGTTACCGTGGTTACCAGTACATCATGGAGTGTGACCACCACGGCGGCGAGTACAAACACTACAGGGAGTGGGGCTCCCACGCTCAGACCTTCCAGGTGCAGTCCCTCCGCCGGGTTCAGCAGTGA
- the dhrs13a.3 gene encoding dehydrogenase/reductase SDR family member 13a.3 isoform X2 translates to MSVLLSGLVGVLVAYVLIYYSLFKGARFKSNVSLKGKTAIVTGSNTGIGKTTASDLAKRGARVILACRNKQKAEAAVYDIRKESGNPEVLYMHLDLASLESVRDFADTFLKSEPRLDLLINNAGLIASGRTEDGFGMAFGVNHLGHFLLTLLLLERLKQAEHSRVVNVSALLHRLGSLDFNLLNTQKDLVTGQSSWHAFRAYCHSKLCNVLFTRELANRLEGTSVTCYCLHPGVISTEIGRNMNVLHKLLFLPMSKLFFLDPEGGAQTTLYCALQEGLEPLSGRYFSSCALQNVSTQGRDDALAKKLWEASERLCGLS, encoded by the exons ATGTCTGTGCTGTTGTCAGGGCTGGTCGGTGTGCTTGTTGCATACGTACTGATTTATTACAGCCTGTTTAAAGGAGCCAGATTTAAAAGCAACGTATCTTTGAAGGGAAAAACCGCAATCGTCACGG GGAGTAATACAGGCATTGGCAAAACCACAGCCTCGGATCTGGCCAAGAGAGGAGCCCGAGTTATCCTCGCCtgcagaaacaaacagaaagctgaAGCTGCGGTTTATGACATAAGAAAG GAAAGTGGGAACCCTGAGGTACTCTACATGCATCTGGACCTGGCCAGTCTGGAGTCCGTACGTGATTTTGCAGACACCTTTCTGAAGAGTGAACCGAGACTCGACTTGCTCATTAACAACGCAG GTCTTATAGCATCAGGCAGAACGGAAGATGGTTTTGGCATGGCATTCGGCGTCAACCACCTGGGCCACTTTTTGCTGACGCTGTTGCTGTTGGAGCGTCTAAAACAGGCAGAGCACAGCCGTGTTGTCAATGTGTCCGCCCTGCTGCATCGGCTGGGGTCTCTGGATTTCAACCTCCTCAACACTCAAAAGGATCTGGTCACAGGTCAATCGTCCTGGCACGCATTCAGAGCCTACTGCCACAGCAAACTGTGTAATGTGCTTTTTACCCGTGAGCTCGCAAACCGACTTGAAGGGACGAGTGTCACTTGCTATTGCCTGCATCCAG GTGTCATCTCCACTGAGATCGGTCGAAATATGAATGTGCTGCATAAGCTGCTTTTCCTGCCCATGTCCAAGCTGTTTTTCCTGGATCCAGAAGGAGGTGCACAGACCACTCTTTACTGCGCTTTGCAGGAGGGACTCGAGCCTCTGAGTGGACGGTACTTCTCTTCCTGTGCCCTGCAGAATGTTAGCACGCAAGGAAGGGACGATGCCTTGGCCAAAAAGCTTTGGGAAGCGAGCGAGAGGCTTTGTGGCCTGTCCTGA